A window of Syntrophorhabdaceae bacterium contains these coding sequences:
- a CDS encoding ferritin family protein, whose translation AAGENLEHSVLYPEAARIADEEGFGEIATLFREIAKVEVQHEKRYRALIGNIENDRVFKRDTVVKWRCRNCGYVYEGKEAPQECPACAHEQAYYELLAENY comes from the coding sequence GCAGCAGGTGAAAATCTTGAACATTCAGTCCTTTATCCTGAGGCAGCGCGTATTGCAGATGAGGAAGGTTTTGGCGAGATCGCCACGCTCTTCAGGGAGATCGCCAAGGTCGAGGTGCAACACGAAAAGAGGTACCGTGCCCTTATCGGCAATATCGAGAATGACAGGGTCTTTAAAAGAGATACGGTAGTGAAATGGAGGTGCAGGAACTGCGGCTATGTCTATGAGGGCAAGGAAGCACCTCAAGAGTGCCCTGCCTGCGCCCATGAGCAGGCCTATTACGAACTGCTGGCGGAAAATTATTAA